The genome window ATTAGTAGGTATCCAAGCAGATGATATACTTGAATTGGAAGTTTTAAAAAATAAAACTTGTGTTGCATTTTGCGGTCTTGGAAATCCCGATTCGTTTGAAAGAAAGCTGAACGAGTTAGGTTTGGAAGTAAAGGTTTTTAAAAAATATTCCGACCATTACCAATACAATGCTGAAGATATAGAAATATTAAAGAAAGAATTTGAAGAGCAAAAAACCGATTTCGTTATAACAACGGAAAAAGATTTTGTGCGGTTAATAAATATGAAAACTCTAATAACCGAATTGCCTCTATACTATTTAGAAGTTGCAGTCCGGTTTATAAGCGGTGAAGAAAATTTTCAAAAAAAGATAACTAATATAAGAATGAACAATTAATCAATATGGAGAAATAAAATTATGACAAAGAAATTCGTCTATTATTTTGGTGGAAAGAAAGCTGAAGGTCGAGCCGATATGAAATCGCTGCTTGGTGGCAAAGGAGCCAACCTCGCTGAGATGGTCAACCTGAAGCTTCCCGTACCGCCGGGATTGACAATCACAACCGAAGTTTGCACACACTATTACGCAAATAAAAGAAAATATCCGAAAGAACTTAAAGCGCAAATTCTTGCAGCTCTTAAAAAGATGGAGCGAGAATTAGGTGCTAAATTCGGTGATTCAAAAAATCCACTTTTAGTTTCTGTCCGATCAGGCGCCCGTGCATCTATGCCAGGTATGATGGATACAATTTTAAACCTGGGCTTAAACGACAAAACAGTTCAAGCTATTATTGCAAAAACAAACAACCCGCGATTTGCCTATGATTCGTATCGCCGCTTTGTAGCGATGTATGGCGATGTTGTTTTAGGTTTAAAACCGGAAAACAAAGACGAACACGATCCGTTTGAAGTAATTTTAGACAAGAAGAAACACGAGAAAGGCGTAACACTCGACACCGAACTTACAGCCGATGATTTGTTAGATATAGTCGAAAGATCTAAACAGGCAATCAAAGAAAAAACCGGTCACGATTTTCCAGAAAATCCGATGGACCAACTTTGGGGCGCAGTCGGCGCAGTGTTTAACTCGTGGATGAATGAACGCGCAATTGCCTATCGCAAGATGTACGATATTCCCGCATTGTGGGGAACTGCGGTAACTATCCAAGCTATGGTTTTCGGAAATATGGGCGAAGATTCAGGAACCGGCGTGGCTTTCACTCGCGATGCCGCAACAGGCGAAAATTATTACTACGGCGAATTCCTTATGAACGCTCAAGGCGAAGACGTTGTTGCCGGCACTCGCACACCACTTCTGATTGCAAAACTTGCTGAAGCTAATCCGAAAATTTACAAAGAGCTTGATAAGTATCGCAAGGTTTTGGAAAAGCATTACAAAGATATGCTGGATCTCGAGTTCACAATTCAACAAGATAAACTTTATATCCTACAATGCCGCGTTGGAAAACGGACTGCTTTTGCAGCTCTTAAAATTGCTGTGGATATGGTTGACGAAAAACTTATCGACGAAAAAGAAGCCCTGATGAGAATCGAACCGGATCAGCTTAATCAATTATTACGACCGATTTTTGACCGTCAAGAAAAGGACCAAACCATAAAAGAAGGTAAATTATTAACTGTCGGTTTGAATGCAGGTCCTGGCGCTGCAAGCGGAAAAGTTGTTTTCAACGCACCCGATGCCGAAGAATGGAAAGCCCGCGGTGAAAAAGTAATTTTAGTTCGTATCGAAACTTCTCCCGAAGATATCAAAGGTATGGATGCTTCCGAAGGAATACTTACAGCACGAGGCGGAATGACCTCGCACGCAGCTCTCGTTGCCCGGCAGATGGGCAAAGTTTGTATAGTCGGCTGTTCCGATTTACACATCGATTATGTTTCGCGAACGATGACTGTAAAAGGAAAAATCGTGAACGAAGGAGATTATATTTCTATCGATGGATCAACGGGCGAAGTGTTGCTTGGTGAAGTTCACACCAAACCTTCCGAAGTTTTGCAAGTGTTAATCGAAAAAACGCTCGCTCCGAAAGACGCACCTGTTTATCAACTCTACGAAAAAATTATGAAGTGGGCTGATAAATACCGGACGCTTGGAATCAGAACAAACGCCGACCAGCCCGATCAAGCTGCCGCAGCAATTGCTTTCGGAGCTCAAGGTATAGGGCTTTGCCGAACCGAGCACATGTTCTTCGGTGAAGGAAAAATCGGACCGATGCGTGAGATGATTTTAGCCGACACGCTTGAAGACCGCAAAGCTGCGTTGGGAAAATTACTGCCGCTGCAACGTGAAGATTTCGAAGGAATATTTGAGGCGATGGCCGGTTATCCTGTTACAATTCGCACAATCGACCCGCCGCTTCACGAGTTCGTACCACATGAAGAAAAACAACAGCGTGAACTTGCCGAAAAAATGGGAATCAGTTATGAAAAAGTTCACAGGCGTGTAAGCTCGCTTCACGAATTCAACCCGATGCTTGGTTTCCGCGGATGTCGTTTGGGCATAATCTATCCGGAAATTACCGAGATGCAAGCCCGCGCAATCTTTGAAGCAGCAGTGAATGTGAAGAAACGTGGATTTTCTGTTAAACCTGAAATTATGATTCCACTTGTCGGGCACGTAAAAGAACTCAAGCTTCAAGAAGAAATTGTTAGACGGGTTGCTGCTGAAGTGATGGCTGAGAACAAAATTAAAATTGATTACCTTTGCGGAACGATGATCGAAATTCCACGAGGCGCTTTAACAGCCGACGAAATTGCCGGAGTTGCCGAATTCTTCAGTTTCGGAACAAACGACTTAACACAAACTACGTTAGGTGTCAGCCGCGACGATGCGGGCAGATTTTTGATTCCGTATGTGGAAAAAGATATTTATGCAGTTGATCCTTTCGAAGCAATCGATCGTGGCGGCGTTGGTCAATTGATGAAAATAGCAGTCGAAAAAGGAACGCAAGCACGTCCGAACATAAAGTTAGGAATTTGCGGCGAACACGGCGGCGAGCCTTCTTCAATCGAATTCTGTCATCAAATCGGTCTCGATTACGTAAGCTGCTCGCCATATCGAGTAGCCATTGCCCGGTTAGCAGCAGCACGTTCGGCGTTAAAATATGGTGTTCGAACATCCAAACAAAACAAACTCAAGAAATCAAAAAAATGATTTGTTCAAATAAACTTCAAATAAATAATTAAGGAACAGGATAAAATGAAACTTTCAGATTTTAAGTATCCGCTTCCGCGTAATCTTATAGCCAAATATCCTATGCCGAATCGCGATTCATCGAAATTGATGGTGGTGAATCGCAAGGATGAAAGCATCGAATCAAAAAAATTTACAGATATAGTTGACTATTTCAACAAGGGCGACATATTAGTAATGAACGATACTAAAGTCTTTCCGGCACGGTTGTTCGGTCGCAAGGAAAAAACCAATGCAAAAATTGAAGTTATACTTTTGCGCGAGTTAAATAAGGAAGATAACATTTGGGATGTTATTGTTGAACCCGCACGGAAAGTTCGCATCGGAAATAAGGTATATTTTGACGACGGAAAATTGATGTGCGAGATTGTGGATAACACGACTTCGCGCGGACGGACAATCCGTTTCGTAACCAACGACGATGTGTACAAAATCTTCGAACGGATTGGCTATATGCCGTTGCCGCATTATATCAAACGTGAGTCGGAAGAATTAGATAAAGAACGCTATCAAACTGTTTATGCAAAAAATGTCGGCTCGGTAGCGGCTCCAACTGCCGGACTTCACTTTACGAAAAAAGTACTTTCCGCCATCGAGAAAAAAGGTGTGAAAATAGGTTTCGTTACCTTGCACATCGGGCTTGGAACCTTCCGCAAGGTTGAAGTCGAAGATTTATCAAAACATAAGATGGATTCAGAATATTTCGAGATTAACGAAAGCCTTGTAAACTCGGTAAATAAAGTTATCGAGGGCAAAGGAAATGTCTTTGTGGTCGGTACAAGTACTGCAAGGGCGTTGGAGTCGTCGGTTACTACCGAAGGATTTCTGAAACCGAATAAGGGATGGACAGACAAATTTATCTTCCCACCTTATAATCTGAAGATTGTAGATAAATTGATTACAAATTTTCATATGCCCGAATCTACACTGCTGATGATGATCTGTGCTTTTTCCGATTATGATTTGATAATGCGTGCATATAAAAAAGCTATAAAAGAAAACTTCCGCTTTTATAGCTATGGCGATGCAATGTTAATTTTGTAATTGGTGGATATGCAAAAGTGTAAAGTTGGTGTTGTAATTCCGGCAGCAGGAATCGGGAAACGCCTGGGTAGCAATAAGCCGAAGCAGTTTCTCGAAATTGATGGAATTCCGATTCTTCAAATTACACTTCAAAAATTTCAGGCGTGCGATGCGGTCGACTGTATTGTGGTCGTATCCCACGCCGATTTTATTAATGAAGTTACTGGTTTAGTAACGAAGAACGACTTCACTAAAATAACATCAATCGTTAATGGCGGTGAACACCGGCAGGATTCTGTTTGGAATGGTGTGAAAGAAATTATTAAAAATGACGTTGAGATAATTTTAATTCACGATGCTGTCCGTCCGTTTGTTACAGATGAGATAATTAAAAATGTCATTGCAACTTCCGAAAAGTTTGGAGCAGCAGTTCCGGCTGTTCCGTTGAAAGACACTATAAAAGTTTCGGATGAGAAGGGATTCCTTATTGAAACTCTTGACCGCGATAAACTTTTTGCAGTTCAAACACCGCAGGGTTTCCAGAAAGATTTAATTGTTAAAGCCTTCGAAAAAGCTTACACCGATAACTACTACGCCACCGACGATGCAAATTTAGTTGAACGTTTAGGTGAAAAAATCAGACTTGTAGAGGGAGATTATAAGAATATCAAGATTACAACGAAGGAGGATTTGGAGTGAAGGGGAGTTTTATCTTGCATATTCATCTTTTTTTCAATATCTTTAAACATCAAAATTCAAGGTTTTTTAAATGTTATCGCTTTTATATGTAATTATTTTAAGCTATTTGGTCGGCTCGATACCTACGAGTATAATAGTAAGTAAGCTTGTTAAAGGAATCGATATCCGGAACCACGGCAGTGGCAATGCCGGTGGCACCAATGTTATGCGTGTATTAGGCTTAAAAGCCGGATTAATTGTAATACTCTTCGATATCTTTAAAGGATTTGCTGCAACGGTTTTTGTAGCTAAGTTAATGTACTCCCAGTTTCCTTTTGTAAATCATACACCTCTTGAAGATTTTACCTTAGTTCAGATTTTAACCGGGTCAGCCGCAACAGTTGGACATATCTGGACTGTGTTCGGCGGATTTAAAGGGGGTAAAGGTATGGCAACAGCAGCCGGAATGCTGATTGGATTAGCACCACTCGATATTTCAATCGCTATTGCAGTATTCGCAATTGTAATGTTTGTTTCAAAATACGTTTCGCTCGGCTCAATCAGTGCCGCGGTTGCATTTCCGTTAACTTTATTTTTCAGGGAAAATATTCTCCATGCGGAAGTGGAAGGATACGGAACTCTGATATTTTTTAGCATCGGCATAGCGATTCTTTTAATATTTACACATCGCGCGAATATAAAACGTCTGATAGAAGGCAGAGAAAATAAAATAACAAGTTTTAGTTTTTTCAAAAAGAAAACTTCACAAAATTAAAATGAAAATTTCCGTAATTGGCGCGGGAAGTTGGGGAACAACTCTCGCTCTGTTGCTATTTTCGAACAAGCATGATGTAACCGTCTGGTCGTTTCGCAATCAGGATGCTGAAAATATATTAACTAAACGCGAAAACACGGTTTTCCTCCCGGGCATAATCATACCGAATGAAATTCAAATCACAACCGACATCGAAAAAGCAATACTGAAAAGCGAACTGATAGTTACTGCTGTTCCGTCGCAGCATTTGCGTTCCGTGTTAAAACAAATCTCACATACCTCTTTTAAACAATCTATCATCGTAAATCTTGCCAAGGGAATCGAGGTTGGAACGCTTCAAACAATGTCGGAAGTAATCGCCGAGTCGTTACCCGACCATCCGCTTTCAATGACTGCGATGCTTTCCGGACCCAGCTTTGCCGATGAAGTCAGCCGCAAAATACCGACTGCTGTTGTTGCAGCATCGAGCAGTCCGGAAACTGCAAAGTTAGTGCAGCAAGTTTTTAAAAATTCCTATTTCAGGGTTTACACATCCGACGATGTCAGGGGTGTGGAGTTTGGTGGGGCGTTGAAAAATGTGATTGCTGTGGGTGCCGGCTTGTGCGATGGCGCCGGCTATGGCGATAATACAAAAGCCGCAATTATGACACGCGGGATAGTCGAGATTGCACGGCTTGGAACAGCGTTAGGTGCAAATCAGAAAACTTTCTCGGGGCTGTCGGGCATCGGCGATTTGATTGTGACATGTATGAGCAAGCACAGCCGTAACCGTCATGTTGGCGAAGAGGTTGGAAAGGGAAGGAAGCTGCAGGATGTTTTAAGCGAAATGCAAATGGTCGCCGAAGGAGTTGCTACTACAAAGTCGGCTTGCGAGTTAGCAAGAAAAGTAAATGTCGAGGTGCCGATTATGCAGGAAGTTCATAACGTCCTTTTCAGCGGCAAAGACCCGCATGATGCAACGTTAGATTTAATGATGCGCGACCCGAAGAACGAAGCGGGTTGATTAATTTGCTGAAACAAGTTTAGCAATATGAAATTATCCGTTGATGCATTACAACGTGATGTTTTTAAATCTTTATGCTTTTTACAAGTAGGATTCGGACTAATAAGATTTAAAGGCACCATCACTTACGCCTTACAGATTTGCAACTTACAATATTGTAAGTTACATTAGTGTAAGAAATTTGAGAAACTATGCGAAATCCTTTCATATATGGCAAGATTGCAGTTGGTGAAACATTCACTAATCGCGAATCGGAACAAAAACGGCTTTTCGATAACATAGGTTCACATATCAACAGCATTCTGATCTCTTTAATGTGCGAAGCGAACAGGAGTTCTATGCTCAACTCACGAGAGAAATTCTTCGCGTCTCCTTCTCAAAGTGGGAGGAGCGGATAGAAAGCGCAAAACGCTTGTTCAAGCGTATCACACCAAAATTCAGCGTTGGCATCGATCCCGGAAATGACTTTTCGGTTTCATTTGATTGGCAAGAAGTAGAAAAATCCGCAGATGAAATTCTCGATCTACCAGAAACGGTGAGCAAAAAAAGAAACATCCAGCTTGTGATTTGTCTTGATGAGTTCCAAAATGTAGGCTACTTCAACAATCCTCTTATGTTCCAGAAAAAACTGCGTGCGCACTGGCAGCATCACACACATGCTACATATTGTTTGTACGGAAGCAAGCGCCAAATGATGACTGAACTGTTTGAGGAAAAGTCTATGCCGTTTTACAAGTTCGGCGACGTGATGTTCCTGGAAAAGATCCCAGAAACGTATTGGGTCCCGTTTATCAGGTCAGGGTTTAAAAAGACAGGAAAGCGCATAGACGAAAACCTTGCCGCCTGCATTGCGCAAGAGATGGAGAATCATCCGTACTTTGTGCAACAATTCTCTCACACCATCTGGAGCAACACCGATAAGAATTGCACCGAAGGTGATTACCGCTCCTCCCTCAACGCACTTCTTACCCAACACGGAATTCTGTTCCAGCGCGAAGTTGACGGGTTAACAAATCCACAGCTCAACTTCCTGAAGGCGCTATGCAACAACATTACACATTTCAGCGCGGCAGAAACCCTGCAGACATACAAGCTTGGAACATCAGGCAACGTAAATCGCATCAAACAATCATTGGTAAGTAAAGAGGTGCTCGATATAACACCACAGCGTATTGAGTTCATCGACCCTCTATTCAAAGTATGGTTCTCCACTGTGTACATGAAACAGTAGGTGCTGATTTCTATTATTTGATAAAATGCTTTTTAATAAAATAAATACAATTAAGAAAATTATCGAAATTCTAGACTCTGTCGATTATTCAAAGTATAGTCGCGCACAGAATTATGAAAGATATGATATAGAAGCGCATGCTGATGAACGAAAACTAATTCAACCTATTCTATTCACAAAATTCCTTGAACAGGTTCTTGGTTTTAAGTTAGGCGAAACAGTCTGGGCTGAACAAAGTGAAGAAGGAAACGTTCCAGATTTTCTTCCTGTTGATACTTACACTCACTCATTCCTTTTCGACACGAAATCGACCGCTGCCACAGAGCAGACGATTAAGAAGCACATCCCTCAAATTAGACGATACATCCGTTTCTACAAAGTCCGATATGGTGTTTTGACGAACATGAGAGAAGTAGATGTCTATACCGAGGATTCGCATGATGAGTTACCCGAATTCAATTTTAATTTTTTGACACTTTACAAAGACTTCAAGCATAACAAAAAGACCATTCTTGAGAAAGAAAATACTAAAAAATTTATTCACTTTGTAGAGACCTTCTCGTTCTGTCCATTAGATGTGGAAAAGAAAATCCAGCGAATTTGCAAAAGTTCCGCTTGGATTGGTAATGAAACTCTAAAGGTAGATCACCTCACACGAAAATTAAAACAAATCGTAGAATGGTTTGAACAAGATGCATTAAACCAAAAAACAAACGTTGAGCTTTTCGTGGAACATAACCCTGATTTAGCAAAAGATATAGTGCGGGAGCTTGATTTCATCAGCAAAGAGATTAACAGGTCACTCGCAGATGCGCAACTATCTGCTACTCCAACGCGCTTGCATGAATATCTAAATGCTTCGCCTAAAACAACTCAGGCAAGATCGATGAAAATTTATTTTTATCGTGTGGCTTATTTCTCGATGGCACGCATTCTTCTTGCACGCATGTGGGAAGATATCGGCTTCATTGAATCTACTCTCACAGATGGAGGATTCGAGAAATGGTATAAGAATCTTGGAAAGGAAATCCGTCGCGTACTGAGCCAATCATTCCAATTTGCCGGAGAGAAATACCAATGGTTGTACCGCACGCCAAATAACTACACATGGTATGAGCCGAACGAAACGATACTTGTTGATTCACTTTATGAGCTTGCCAACTTTTATCTCGGTGCGTTGAAAGATGATGCGCTGGGAATGATATACGAGCAAGAGCTTGATATTATAGACAAACAAAATAAAGGACAGTACTACACAGATCGCACTGTTATACGTTTCATGTGGGACCGGGTTGGATTCACGAATAACGATGCTTTCTTCCGTGAAGATAAGAAAAAACGAGAACCGAAGAAAATTTTAGATGTTGCCACCGGATCTGGCGGATTTCTAGTTGAAGCAGCACGACGAATAAGGGAGTTTACAACGCCAAAGGAAAAAATGTTTGAGGATGTGTTAGCAATTCGTACTGCAATACTGTCTGGGATATTTGGAATGGAAATATCTCCCTTCCCTTATTACATAACAGAAATCAATCTTCTTATTCAACTAACTCCAGTAATTAGAGAAATGTCGATTCGAAAGCAAGCGATAATTAAGGAAGGGACTCCAATAGCTGTTGTTCAGGGAGATTCACTTACTCTT of Bacteroidota bacterium contains these proteins:
- the ppdK gene encoding pyruvate, phosphate dikinase translates to MTKKFVYYFGGKKAEGRADMKSLLGGKGANLAEMVNLKLPVPPGLTITTEVCTHYYANKRKYPKELKAQILAALKKMERELGAKFGDSKNPLLVSVRSGARASMPGMMDTILNLGLNDKTVQAIIAKTNNPRFAYDSYRRFVAMYGDVVLGLKPENKDEHDPFEVILDKKKHEKGVTLDTELTADDLLDIVERSKQAIKEKTGHDFPENPMDQLWGAVGAVFNSWMNERAIAYRKMYDIPALWGTAVTIQAMVFGNMGEDSGTGVAFTRDAATGENYYYGEFLMNAQGEDVVAGTRTPLLIAKLAEANPKIYKELDKYRKVLEKHYKDMLDLEFTIQQDKLYILQCRVGKRTAFAALKIAVDMVDEKLIDEKEALMRIEPDQLNQLLRPIFDRQEKDQTIKEGKLLTVGLNAGPGAASGKVVFNAPDAEEWKARGEKVILVRIETSPEDIKGMDASEGILTARGGMTSHAALVARQMGKVCIVGCSDLHIDYVSRTMTVKGKIVNEGDYISIDGSTGEVLLGEVHTKPSEVLQVLIEKTLAPKDAPVYQLYEKIMKWADKYRTLGIRTNADQPDQAAAAIAFGAQGIGLCRTEHMFFGEGKIGPMREMILADTLEDRKAALGKLLPLQREDFEGIFEAMAGYPVTIRTIDPPLHEFVPHEEKQQRELAEKMGISYEKVHRRVSSLHEFNPMLGFRGCRLGIIYPEITEMQARAIFEAAVNVKKRGFSVKPEIMIPLVGHVKELKLQEEIVRRVAAEVMAENKIKIDYLCGTMIEIPRGALTADEIAGVAEFFSFGTNDLTQTTLGVSRDDAGRFLIPYVEKDIYAVDPFEAIDRGGVGQLMKIAVEKGTQARPNIKLGICGEHGGEPSSIEFCHQIGLDYVSCSPYRVAIARLAAARSALKYGVRTSKQNKLKKSKK
- the queA gene encoding tRNA preQ1(34) S-adenosylmethionine ribosyltransferase-isomerase QueA, encoding MKLSDFKYPLPRNLIAKYPMPNRDSSKLMVVNRKDESIESKKFTDIVDYFNKGDILVMNDTKVFPARLFGRKEKTNAKIEVILLRELNKEDNIWDVIVEPARKVRIGNKVYFDDGKLMCEIVDNTTSRGRTIRFVTNDDVYKIFERIGYMPLPHYIKRESEELDKERYQTVYAKNVGSVAAPTAGLHFTKKVLSAIEKKGVKIGFVTLHIGLGTFRKVEVEDLSKHKMDSEYFEINESLVNSVNKVIEGKGNVFVVGTSTARALESSVTTEGFLKPNKGWTDKFIFPPYNLKIVDKLITNFHMPESTLLMMICAFSDYDLIMRAYKKAIKENFRFYSYGDAMLIL
- the ispD gene encoding 2-C-methyl-D-erythritol 4-phosphate cytidylyltransferase codes for the protein MQKCKVGVVIPAAGIGKRLGSNKPKQFLEIDGIPILQITLQKFQACDAVDCIVVVSHADFINEVTGLVTKNDFTKITSIVNGGEHRQDSVWNGVKEIIKNDVEIILIHDAVRPFVTDEIIKNVIATSEKFGAAVPAVPLKDTIKVSDEKGFLIETLDRDKLFAVQTPQGFQKDLIVKAFEKAYTDNYYATDDANLVERLGEKIRLVEGDYKNIKITTKEDLE
- the plsY gene encoding glycerol-3-phosphate 1-O-acyltransferase PlsY, translating into MLSLLYVIILSYLVGSIPTSIIVSKLVKGIDIRNHGSGNAGGTNVMRVLGLKAGLIVILFDIFKGFAATVFVAKLMYSQFPFVNHTPLEDFTLVQILTGSAATVGHIWTVFGGFKGGKGMATAAGMLIGLAPLDISIAIAVFAIVMFVSKYVSLGSISAAVAFPLTLFFRENILHAEVEGYGTLIFFSIGIAILLIFTHRANIKRLIEGRENKITSFSFFKKKTSQN
- a CDS encoding NAD(P)H-dependent glycerol-3-phosphate dehydrogenase, which gives rise to MKISVIGAGSWGTTLALLLFSNKHDVTVWSFRNQDAENILTKRENTVFLPGIIIPNEIQITTDIEKAILKSELIVTAVPSQHLRSVLKQISHTSFKQSIIVNLAKGIEVGTLQTMSEVIAESLPDHPLSMTAMLSGPSFADEVSRKIPTAVVAASSSPETAKLVQQVFKNSYFRVYTSDDVRGVEFGGALKNVIAVGAGLCDGAGYGDNTKAAIMTRGIVEIARLGTALGANQKTFSGLSGIGDLIVTCMSKHSRNRHVGEEVGKGRKLQDVLSEMQMVAEGVATTKSACELARKVNVEVPIMQEVHNVLFSGKDPHDATLDLMMRDPKNEAG
- a CDS encoding N-6 DNA methylase; translated protein: MLFNKINTIKKIIEILDSVDYSKYSRAQNYERYDIEAHADERKLIQPILFTKFLEQVLGFKLGETVWAEQSEEGNVPDFLPVDTYTHSFLFDTKSTAATEQTIKKHIPQIRRYIRFYKVRYGVLTNMREVDVYTEDSHDELPEFNFNFLTLYKDFKHNKKTILEKENTKKFIHFVETFSFCPLDVEKKIQRICKSSAWIGNETLKVDHLTRKLKQIVEWFEQDALNQKTNVELFVEHNPDLAKDIVRELDFISKEINRSLADAQLSATPTRLHEYLNASPKTTQARSMKIYFYRVAYFSMARILLARMWEDIGFIESTLTDGGFEKWYKNLGKEIRRVLSQSFQFAGEKYQWLYRTPNNYTWYEPNETILVDSLYELANFYLGALKDDALGMIYEQELDIIDKQNKGQYYTDRTVIRFMWDRVGFTNNDAFFREDKKKREPKKILDVATGSGGFLVEAARRIREFTTPKEKMFEDVLAIRTAILSGIFGMEISPFPYYITEINLLIQLTPVIREMSIRKQAIIKEGTPIAVVQGDSLTLYNDAKELFVKEETGTYNVGNHLIRFGRDIAKQKIFDKIYSSNDFDYCLANPPYIREDDHKELFRRTKNLPIGRELYQGKMDYYHFFVELGLSKLRDGGKLCFITTSYWLQAVGASNLRQYILDNAIVKEVIDFGPTKLFESAKGQFNVIFLMEKKNGKHNLDGRKKNTIKVVRVKELFSPNLQDNIPKLFKHLSEHVDRKEYSDKYIEVYDSATQQGDLTEKEWHLFVNKKHKKTLNAIEEAGKPLEEFCTINQGLLSGADVVTNNNIELIHQKNIEEFNIKVGQGIFYLEEKEVAALLLEDKEKEFIKPIYKASEITNYLPSSQYMIDLFCLYINKDTVVKNYPRVFKHLQKYKTVLENKREAQEGKLPWYSMHWARTNDLFAGEKIIVSKWPASNDFGYSDQDYYSDANTYLIKLKNHPKESLKYILGVLNSKVIAYYFEQKGSKRGDKYFFPKEFCKTLPIKPIKTKEEQKLHDKIVELVDEMIEERKKLLEHTRYISDPQFIKGSSKNSNISLVL